From Halostella salina, one genomic window encodes:
- a CDS encoding DUF120 domain-containing protein yields the protein MSDAASVAVGPDELAVLKLLALDGGLGGEFKTSCGAVANRLDASDQTASRRLQRLEDAGYVERDTVSDGQWVAVTDAGERALRREYEDYRRVFEADAGVELAGTVTGGMGEGRHYISLPGYMEQFVDRLGYEPFAGTLNVDLTDESVRRRSAMASLDPVHIDGWEDEERTYGPAVCYPATVETAAGERFEDCHVIAPERTHHDEDQLEVIAPVKLRDELGIDDEDRLTVRVSER from the coding sequence ATGTCAGACGCAGCGTCGGTCGCGGTCGGGCCCGACGAACTCGCGGTGTTGAAGCTGCTCGCCCTCGACGGCGGACTGGGCGGTGAGTTCAAAACGTCCTGCGGGGCCGTCGCGAACCGGCTGGACGCCTCGGACCAGACGGCCTCCCGCCGCCTCCAGCGGCTGGAGGACGCCGGCTACGTCGAACGCGACACCGTCTCGGACGGCCAGTGGGTCGCGGTCACCGACGCCGGCGAGCGCGCGCTCCGCAGGGAGTACGAGGACTACCGTCGCGTGTTCGAGGCCGACGCCGGCGTCGAACTCGCCGGCACCGTCACCGGGGGAATGGGCGAGGGCCGCCACTACATCTCGCTGCCCGGCTACATGGAGCAGTTCGTCGACCGCCTCGGCTACGAGCCGTTCGCCGGCACGCTGAACGTCGACCTGACCGACGAGAGCGTCCGGCGGCGCTCGGCCATGGCGTCGCTCGACCCGGTCCACATCGACGGCTGGGAGGACGAGGAGCGGACGTACGGCCCGGCGGTCTGTTACCCCGCGACGGTCGAGACGGCGGCGGGCGAGCGGTTCGAGGACTGCCACGTCATCGCGCCCGAGCGCACCCACCACGACGAGGACCAGCTGGAGGTGATCGCGCCGGTCAAACTGCGCGACGAACTCGGGATCGACGACGAGGACCGCCTGACGGTCCGGGTGTCGGAGCGATGA
- the ribB gene encoding 3,4-dihydroxy-2-butanone-4-phosphate synthase, translating into MKQQQSTVERAVEAFRAGEPVLIHDAADREGETDLVYPAAVVTAADVARMRNDAGGLVCTALADEVADAFDLPFLASAVDHPVTGDHDLGYDDRSSFSLTVNHRDTYTGITDNDRALTISELGKAAADPEGTDFADVFRSPGHVHLLRAAPGLVADRGGHTEYAVALALAADREPAAVVCEMLDDETGEALAPEAARRYGERTGTPFVEGERLADEL; encoded by the coding sequence ATGAAACAGCAGCAGAGCACAGTCGAGCGCGCGGTCGAGGCGTTCCGCGCCGGCGAGCCCGTCCTGATCCACGACGCGGCCGACCGGGAGGGCGAGACGGACCTGGTCTACCCGGCGGCCGTCGTGACCGCTGCAGACGTGGCGCGCATGCGAAACGACGCCGGCGGGCTGGTGTGTACGGCGCTCGCCGACGAGGTGGCCGACGCCTTCGACCTCCCCTTCCTTGCGTCGGCGGTCGACCACCCCGTCACCGGCGACCACGACCTGGGGTACGACGACCGGTCGTCGTTCTCGCTGACGGTGAACCACCGCGACACGTACACCGGGATCACGGACAACGACCGCGCGCTGACGATCAGCGAACTCGGGAAGGCGGCCGCCGATCCCGAAGGGACCGACTTCGCCGACGTGTTCCGGTCGCCCGGCCACGTCCACCTGCTGCGGGCCGCGCCCGGCCTCGTCGCGGACCGCGGCGGCCACACGGAGTACGCCGTCGCGCTGGCGCTGGCGGCCGACCGCGAACCCGCCGCGGTCGTCTGTGAGATGCTGGACGACGAGACCGGCGAGGCGCTCGCTCCCGAGGCCGCCCGCCGGTACGGCGAGCGGACGGGGACGCCGTTCGTCGAGGGCGAGCGGCTCGCCGACGAACTGTAA